The DNA sequence CGGGCCACTTGCAATATGAGTCAGTGTCGCTGGCGGGTAATCACGTGGCTGCAGTAACGTCGTTAAACAGCGTATAATCCTGCGCTGAATCAGAACCTACAGGAAACAGCGTTTGTGACCAGCCCGATTGACGATCTTCATACCGTTCGCGACTATCTTCGTTACGCTTCCTCGCAGTTTGCCGCATCCACTGTTTTCATGGGTCATGGTACAGACAATGTGTGGGATGAGGCTGTCCATCTGGTCATGCGCAGCCTGCACCTCCCTCTGGAAAACAACACCTTGTTCCTGGATGCGCGGCTGACCCGGGAAGAGCGCCAACTGATCCTTGAACGTATCCGGCGACGCATCGATGAGCATGTACCTCTGGCTTATCTTCTTGGTGAAGCCTGGTTTATGGGTATGCCGTTCAATGTGGATGAGCGTGTGCTTGTACCACGTTCACCTATAGGTGAATTAATTGAGAACGGGTTCCAGCCATGGCTGGGAGAAAAACCGGTTGAGCGTATTCTCGATCTTTGCACAGGAAGCGGCTGTATTGGTATAGGTGCGGCATCGGTGTTCGAGGATGCCTTCGTGGACCTTTCTGACATCTCGCCGGACGCTCTGCTGGTTGCTGAATCAAATATCGAGCTTCATGAGCTCAGTGACCGGGTACGAACGATACAATCGGATGTGTTCGCGAATATCAGCGGCCGGTACGATATGATTATCAGTAATCCGCCCTATGTCGACGCGGAGGATCTTGCAGATATGCCGCAGGAATTTCACCATGAACCGGTGCTCGGGCTTGCTGCAGGTAATGACGGGCTGGACATTGCACACAGAATTATTGCTGGCGCTGCGGACTATCTTACGCCCGGTGGTCTGCTTGTGGTTGAGGTGGGGAACAGCTGGGTCGCGCTGGATGAAGCTTATCCGGATCTTCCGTTTACCTGGCTGGAATTCAGTAATGGTGGCGACGGTGTTTTCGCTATCACTGAGCAGGATCTTCGTC is a window from the Marinobacter sp. ANT_B65 genome containing:
- the prmB gene encoding 50S ribosomal protein L3 N(5)-glutamine methyltransferase, producing MTSPIDDLHTVRDYLRYASSQFAASTVFMGHGTDNVWDEAVHLVMRSLHLPLENNTLFLDARLTREERQLILERIRRRIDEHVPLAYLLGEAWFMGMPFNVDERVLVPRSPIGELIENGFQPWLGEKPVERILDLCTGSGCIGIGAASVFEDAFVDLSDISPDALLVAESNIELHELSDRVRTIQSDVFANISGRYDMIISNPPYVDAEDLADMPQEFHHEPVLGLAAGNDGLDIAHRIIAGAADYLTPGGLLVVEVGNSWVALDEAYPDLPFTWLEFSNGGDGVFAITEQDLRQWQSKY